A window from Montipora capricornis isolate CH-2021 chromosome 7, ASM3666992v2, whole genome shotgun sequence encodes these proteins:
- the LOC138055712 gene encoding uncharacterized protein yields MHDNKQNLLRVVWYRVNIKGSSTKNALSKEDVGEAGSISSGYSIAKDKDLPKLHKAVCTVDLAKVKQIVKKGDINQLDRENRCYSSQKSLDYFLQVAEELTDKYEFITCCVRSNEPVTSHRQSLANILIERNWRKTRACVTHTCVCILQSQRSRTARRNVITDPDVCQVFGLVGVPTILLLNSSGYISWHGRCSCRDVTSLRALFLHAFSQVSHCNCPLTGCLHCKFERENKCVLSVSEEVDDTDEQTSGLLLQVSIESNTPNPQRFRENGDSDEHSSRIRRKVSIESHTLYQRLHGPNDDENVSSQKETIKTKYLRPKTAVVGRSARLSDYNRSIGSNEPIQMRSRPFTAHDGVHSSRPVTARPESTILQPRMRTAQRTSQSSSKEISFPLVTRQRGKRTHSSERNPVT; encoded by the exons ATGCACGATAACAAGCAAAATT TGTTGAGGGTGGTCTGGTATCGAGTTAACATCAAGGGCTCAAGCACAAAGAATGCCTTATCCAAGGAAGACGTCGGTGAGGCAGGAAGTATCTCGTCCGGTTATTCCATCGCCAAGGATAAAGATTTGCCAAAGCTTCATAAGGCAGTGTGTACCGTGGATTTGGCCAAAGTCAAACAGATTGTTAAGAAAGGAGACATCAACCAGCTCGACAGAGAAAACAG GTGCTATTCATCGCAAAAGTCTTTGGATTATTTCCTTCAAGTTGCAGAAGAGTTGACAGACAAG TATGAGTTCATTACGTGCTGCGTCCGAAGTAACGAACCTGTCACAAGTCATCGCCAGTCCCTTGCTAACATCCTGATCGAGAGAAACTGGCGCAAGACAAGGGCCTGTGTGACTCATACCTGTGTTTGCATTCTTCAAAGTCAGCGGAGTCGTACTGCACGACGAAATGTTATCACGGACCCGGATGTTTGTCAGGTGTTTGGTTTGGTTGGGGTTCCAACAATTCTCTTACTGAATTCGTCAg GATACATATCGTGGCATGGTCGTTGCAGTTGTCGCGATGTGACAAGTCTtcgtgctttgtttttgcatgctTTTTCTCAAGTCAGCCACTGCAACTGCCCACTGACAGGTTGTCTGCACTGCAAATTTGAAAGAGAGAACAAATGTGTTTTGAGTGTTTCCGAAGAAGTCGACGATACAGACGAACAAACTTCGGGTCTTCTTCTTCAAGTGTCAATTGAGTCCAACACTCCTAATCCGCAACGATTTCGTGAAAATGGCGATAGTGACGAACATTCTTCGCGTATTCGTCGTAAAGTGTCCATTGAGTCACACACCCTTTATCAAAGACTTCATGGTCCGAATGACGACGAAAATGTCTCGTCACAAAAAGAAACTATCAAGACGAAATATCTCAGACCCAAAACCGCTGTCGTTGGCCGTTCAGCGAGATTGAGCGATTATAACCGGTCTATCGGCTCAAATGAGCCAATCCAGATGCGCTCTCGGCCCTTTACTGCGCATGACGGTGTCCACTCAAGCCGTCCGGTAACGGCCAGGCCTGAGTCTACTATTCTGCAACCGCGCATGCGCACGGCGCAAAGAACGTCCCAGTCTTCATCAAAGGAAATTTCTTTCCCGCTTGTAACGCGACAACGTGGCAAACGAACGCATTCCTCTGAAAGAAATCCGGTGACATGA
- the LOC138055713 gene encoding uncharacterized protein: MSHNCFVYLDDGISGSRDYISARAASNIQRSDLASAGFVTNEEKSNWEPVQIGEWLGFLINTIRLTFQIPPKKLEKLRSSLELLVNDGHSTYRSLASLAGFIISLSLAVGPIARIFTRQMHYAIQARPSWDATFVFSDPLMQELKFWLQNIRAFEGFPLKPTFCADSVLFTDASEFAFGGYLATLDGVPASGMFPESDLHTSSTFRELKAVLYVLQSYAEKLANQSVKIFVDNQGASRILTIGSPKPHLQEVLLEVLKLCFRFGISIEAQWLPREENLRADLLSRFIDKDDWRLNPRVFSMIDEKWGPHSIDRFSSHLNNQVPKFNSKFFSLCCFGVDALAQNWSTDNKWLCPPVHLIPASLRKLASHKAVGTLVVPELPSASFWPLLHSTQGRFAPFILDVFVLPRIPDLLIPGPGQKEYYRQRDSVFSGCPSFSIPALRVDFT; this comes from the coding sequence ATGTCACATAACTGTTTTGTCTATTTAGACGACGGCATTTCCGGAAGTCGCGATTACATCTCCGCTAGGGCTGCTAGTAATATCCAGCGCAGTGACCTGGCTTCGGCAGGCTTTGTTACCAATGAAGAAAAGTCGAACTGGGAGCCTGTTCAAATCGGAGAATGGCTAGGTTTTTTGATAAACACTATTCGGCTCACTTTCCAGATTCCTCCGAAGAAACTTGAGAAGCTCAGAAGTTCGCTGGAGCTTTTGGTCAATGACGGCCATTCGACCTACCGTTCCCTGGCTAGTTTGGCTGGTTTCATTATTTCATTATCCTTAGCCGTGGGCCCAATAGCCCGTATTTTTACCAGGCAAATGCATTATGCCATACAAGCCAGACCTAGTTGGGATGCAACTTTTGTGTTTAGCGATCCGTTAATGCAGGAGTTGAAATTTTGGCTTCAAAACATTCGTGCATTCGAAGGATTTCCACTGAAACCGACTTTTTGCGCAGACTCAGTTCTTTTCACGGATGCAAGTGAATTTGCTTTTGGGGGTTACCTTGCCACGCTTGACGGCGTTCCAGCAAGTGGCATGTTTCCCGAGTCTGATTTGCATACCAGTTCTACTTTCCGAGAATTAAAAGCAGTATTGTACGTTCTACAATCATATGCCGAAAAATTGGCAAATCAATCAGTCAAGATTTTCGTCGATAATCAGGGCGCGTCTCGTATCCTAACGATTGGAAGCCCAAAGCCTCACTTGCAGGAAGTATTGTTAGAGGTTTTAAAGCTCTGTTTCCGATTCGGGATTTCTATTGAGGCGCAGTGGCTACCCCGTGAGGAGAATCTTCGTGCTGACCTTCTTAGTAGGTTCATAGACAAGGATGACTGGCGTCTGAACCCCCGCGTATTCAGTATGATTGATGAGAAATGGGGGCCCCATTCGATTGATCGATTTTCCTCGCACCTTAACAACCAAGTTCCTAAATTCAACTCGAAGTTCTTCTCGCTCTGTTGTTTCGGAGTCGACGCTTTAGCACAGAACTGGAGTACAGACAACAAATGGCTGTGTCCCCCAGTCCATCTGATTCCCGCATCTCTGAGAAAGCTAGCTAGTCACAAAGCTGTTGGTACTCTTGTAGTGCCGGAATTGCCCTCAGCATCGTTTTGGCCTCTGTTGCACAGCACTCAGGGCAGATTCGCCCCATTTATCCTTGACGTCTTCGTACTTCCACGAATTCCGGATCTCCTTATCCCAGGCCCAGGGCAGAAAGAATATTATCGTCAGCGAGACTCAGTGTTTTCAGGATGTCCGTCCTTTAGCATTCCAGCATTAAGGGTGGATTTCACGTAG